A section of the Acidimicrobiia bacterium genome encodes:
- a CDS encoding XdhC family protein, with protein MSLITDLDVRDRWLADGRSAVAVTVIAVGGTVPRPAGSRMLIASDGEIVGSVSAGCVESEVVIHAAEVLASGEPQVRSYGISDEAAFQVGLACGGTIRVLIEPW; from the coding sequence GTGTCGCTCATCACCGACCTCGACGTGCGTGATCGTTGGCTGGCTGACGGTCGATCCGCGGTCGCCGTCACGGTCATCGCGGTGGGCGGCACCGTACCGCGACCGGCCGGCTCCCGGATGCTGATCGCCTCGGACGGGGAGATCGTCGGATCGGTGAGCGCTGGCTGTGTGGAGTCGGAAGTGGTCATTCACGCCGCCGAGGTTCTGGCGAGCGGCGAGCCGCAGGTCCGTTCTTACGGGATCAGCGACGAGGCGGCGTTCCAGGTCGGCCTCGCCTGTGGCGGGACGATCCGGGTGCTCATCGAGCCATGGTGA